The nucleotide sequence AACACTTTGCGGGAAAATACTGGAATCACTTCCGAAATCATGCCAAATGCGGGCAAAATCAGAATGTACACCTCCGGATGACCGAAGAACCAAAAGAGATGCTGCCACAAGTACGCAGAGCCGTCGTTTTGTGGATTAAAAAAGTTTGCTCCCAAGGCCCGATCGAACTCGACCATAATCAACGCGGCAGTCAAAGGCGGAATCGCCAGCAGAATTTGCACGCTTGTCCACAGAATCGTCCACGTGAAAAACGGCACTTTCCCCAGCGTCATTCCTGGGCAGCGCATGGTCAGAATGGTGGCCACAAAATTCACGCCGGCCGCAATCGTGCCAACGCCGCTAATCAGCAGCCCTAGCGTCCAAAAATCTACGCCCGCCCCGCGATTGAAAGCGCGTTCCGTCAAGGGCGCGTAAGCAAACCAGCCGATTGCTGGCGGCCCGCCGGGAATGCAAAAACTGAAATATGCCAACAGGCCGCCGAACAGCGTGACCCAAAATCCAAAGGCATTCAGCCGTGGAAACGCCATGTCGCGCGCGCCAATTTGCAGCGGCACGATGTAATTCGCAATGCCAATCAAAATGGGCATGCCGACGAAGAACACCATCGTGGTGCCGTGCATCGTGAAAAACTGATTGAACCGGTCAGGCCCCAAAAACGTGTTTTCGGGCATGAACAACTGCCAGCGAATGGCCAGCGCTTCCAACCCGGCAATTATTAAAAACACGACCGCCATCAGCACGTACATCACGCCAATGCGCTTATGATCGACGGTCGTTACCCAATCGTGTAGCGTGGCCGTCCAATAGGGTCGTTCCAGTGCAGCGGGTTTTGCAACGATTGACATGCGTGCTATTTCAACGTCATCAAATAGTCGGTAATCAAATCCACATTTCGATCGCTTAAGCCGAACGCCGGCATCAGGCACTCTCCTTTAATTTGCTGCGGATCGCGAATCCACAACCGCAAATTATCGCGATTCAATTTGATCATCCCGCCGGCAAACGTTTCGCGGGCGGCCAAGTGGGTCAAATCCGGCCCGAATTTTCCTTTCGCGGTTGTGCCGCGGATCGTGTGGCAGTTCACGCACGATTGCGCCAAAAACGCCTGTCGCCCTTCACGCATGGCGGCATCATCCACGGCCGGCTTTTGTTCGTTAGCCAACCAAGCCGCAAAAGTTTCCGGCGTATCCACATACACCCGTAACAGCATATTGGCGTGCTGCGCGCCGCAGTATTCAGCGCACTGGCCAAAATACAAACCTGGCTGGGTGGTTTGGAACCACATTTGATTTGTTTTGCCAGGAATCAAATCGGTTTTGCCCGCCAGCCGCGGAACCCAAAAGCTGTGGCAAACGTCGGCCGATTTCAGCGTGAGATAAACAGGTCGCAACGTCTCGACGGAATCTGATCCACCGCTCGCGGGCA is from Pirellulales bacterium and encodes:
- a CDS encoding cbb3-type cytochrome c oxidase subunit I — its product is MSIVAKPAALERPYWTATLHDWVTTVDHKRIGVMYVLMAVVFLIIAGLEALAIRWQLFMPENTFLGPDRFNQFFTMHGTTMVFFVGMPILIGIANYIVPLQIGARDMAFPRLNAFGFWVTLFGGLLAYFSFCIPGGPPAIGWFAYAPLTERAFNRGAGVDFWTLGLLISGVGTIAAGVNFVATILTMRCPGMTLGKVPFFTWTILWTSVQILLAIPPLTAALIMVEFDRALGANFFNPQNDGSAYLWQHLFWFFGHPEVYILILPAFGMISEVIPVFSRKV
- the coxB gene encoding cytochrome c oxidase subunit II, translating into MLQIPLLAAAAENILQDVSTLHPVSPPAESIRYLFYFVVAVALVILAVVWGVLFYSLARFRQKKNTGGASSPSGQPANSEITTAEPPQVYGSLPIEIAWTVAPGIIVLLLALVIVRTELEVRIKAPATTAGTNAVTATVIGHQWWWEYVIEQNGDQTVNVVTANELHVPASGGSDSVETLRPVYLTLKSADVCHSFWVPRLAGKTDLIPGKTNQMWFQTTQPGLYFGQCAEYCGAQHANMLLRVYVDTPETFAAWLANEQKPAVDDAAMREGRQAFLAQSCVNCHTIRGTTAKGKFGPDLTHLAARETFAGGMIKLNRDNLRLWIRDPQQIKGECLMPAFGLSDRNVDLITDYLMTLK